In Pseudomonas fakonensis, one DNA window encodes the following:
- a CDS encoding IclR family transcriptional regulator yields the protein MARASTSADTGKQKVRSAQVGTDILKALAELSPSTSLSRLAEHVGMPASKVHRYLQALIASGFAEQDPATNHYGLGREALRVGMAALGSIDVLKVAALPLSELRDELNESCFIAVWGNQGATVVSIEPAVRAVTVVTQIGSVLPLLSSSTGLVFAAHLPARETVELRDRELAALGQTADDYLQLLEQIRQRGLHHVHGLLMPGVDALSAPVFNAMGQVAAVMTVVGPTSIFHADEHGPAAKRLLAAARAVSWRMGFGGDC from the coding sequence ATGGCCAGAGCCAGCACCAGCGCCGACACCGGCAAACAGAAAGTCCGCTCGGCGCAAGTCGGCACCGACATCCTCAAGGCGTTGGCCGAGCTGTCGCCGTCCACCTCGCTGTCGCGCCTGGCCGAACACGTCGGCATGCCGGCAAGCAAGGTGCATCGCTATTTGCAGGCGCTGATCGCCAGCGGTTTCGCCGAGCAGGACCCGGCCACCAACCACTACGGCCTGGGCCGTGAGGCGTTGCGGGTGGGCATGGCGGCGCTGGGCAGCATCGATGTGCTGAAGGTGGCGGCGTTGCCACTGTCGGAGCTGCGCGACGAGCTCAACGAAAGCTGCTTCATCGCCGTATGGGGCAACCAGGGGGCGACCGTGGTGAGCATCGAGCCTGCGGTGCGGGCGGTGACGGTGGTGACCCAGATCGGGTCGGTGCTGCCGCTGCTCAGCTCGTCCACGGGGCTTGTGTTCGCCGCGCACCTGCCAGCGCGCGAAACCGTCGAGCTGCGCGACCGCGAGCTGGCCGCCCTGGGCCAGACGGCAGACGATTACCTGCAGTTGCTGGAGCAGATCCGCCAGCGCGGCCTGCACCATGTGCATGGTTTGCTGATGCCCGGGGTGGATGCGCTGTCGGCGCCGGTGTTCAACGCCATGGGCCAGGTGGCGGCGGTAATGACCGTGGTCGGGCCGACTTCGATCTTCCATGCCGACGAACACGGGCCGGCCGCCAAGCGTTTGCTGGCTGCGGCCCGGGCGGTCAGCTGGCGAATGGGCTTTGGCGGCGACTGCTGA
- the hmgA gene encoding homogentisate 1,2-dioxygenase, whose translation MTRSTAPELAYLSGFGNEFASEALPGALPVGQNSPQKAPYGLYAELLSGTAFTMARSELRRTWLYRIRPSALHPHFERCQRQPLAGALGAINPNRLRWSPQPLPSEPTDFIDGWLPMVANAASDKPAGVSVYIYRANRSMERVFFNADGELLLVPEQGRLRIATELGVLEVEPLEIAVIPRGMKFRVELPDGQARGYIAENHGAPLRLPDLGPIGSNGLANPRDFLTPVACYEEASGPVQLVQKFLGEHWACELAHSPLDVVAWHGSNVPYKYDLRRFNTLGTVSFDHPDPSIFTVLTSPTSVHGLANMDFVIFPPRWMVAENTFRPPWFHRNLMNEFMGLIRGAYDAKAEGFLPGGASLHGVMSAHGPDAETCDKAIAAALAPHKVDNTMAFMFETSQVLRPSRQALESPQLQADYDSCWATLPSTFNPNRR comes from the coding sequence ATGACCCGCAGCACCGCCCCAGAACTCGCCTACCTGAGCGGTTTCGGCAACGAATTCGCCAGCGAAGCCCTGCCCGGCGCCCTGCCGGTGGGGCAGAACTCCCCGCAAAAAGCGCCCTACGGGTTGTACGCCGAACTGCTCTCGGGCACCGCGTTCACCATGGCCCGCAGCGAGCTGCGCCGCACCTGGCTCTACCGCATCCGCCCTTCGGCCCTGCACCCGCACTTCGAACGCTGCCAGCGCCAGCCGCTGGCCGGCGCGTTGGGCGCGATCAACCCTAACCGTTTGCGCTGGAGCCCGCAGCCGCTACCAAGCGAGCCCACCGACTTCATCGACGGCTGGTTGCCGATGGTGGCCAATGCCGCCTCGGACAAACCGGCGGGGGTCAGCGTGTACATCTACCGCGCCAACCGCAGCATGGAACGGGTGTTCTTCAATGCCGACGGTGAGCTGCTGCTGGTGCCTGAACAAGGCCGCCTGCGCATTGCCACCGAGCTGGGCGTGTTGGAGGTCGAGCCGCTGGAAATTGCGGTGATCCCGCGGGGCATGAAGTTCCGTGTCGAGCTGCCCGATGGCCAGGCCCGTGGCTACATCGCCGAAAACCACGGCGCGCCACTGCGCCTGCCCGACCTGGGACCGATCGGCAGCAACGGCCTGGCCAACCCGCGCGACTTCCTCACCCCGGTGGCCTGCTATGAAGAGGCCAGCGGCCCGGTGCAACTGGTGCAAAAATTCCTTGGCGAGCACTGGGCCTGCGAGCTGGCCCACTCGCCGCTGGACGTGGTGGCCTGGCACGGCAGCAACGTGCCGTACAAATACGATCTGCGCCGCTTCAACACCCTCGGCACGGTCAGTTTCGACCACCCCGACCCGTCGATCTTCACCGTGCTGACCTCGCCCACCAGCGTGCATGGCCTGGCCAACATGGACTTCGTGATCTTCCCGCCGCGCTGGATGGTGGCCGAGAACACCTTCCGCCCGCCATGGTTCCACCGCAACCTGATGAACGAGTTCATGGGCCTGATCCGCGGCGCCTACGATGCCAAGGCCGAGGGTTTCCTGCCGGGCGGCGCCTCGCTGCACGGGGTGATGAGCGCCCACGGCCCCGACGCCGAAACCTGCGACAAGGCCATTGCCGCAGCGCTTGCGCCGCACAAGGTCGACAACACCATGGCCTTCATGTTCGAGACCAGCCAGGTGCTGCGCCCGAGCCGGCAGGCCCTCGAAAGCCCGCAATTGCAGGCCGATTACGACAGTTGCTGGGCCACCCTGCCGAGCACCTTCAACCCGAACCGGAGATAA
- the fahA gene encoding fumarylacetoacetase — MNHTANARSWVEHANGHRDFPLQNLPLGIFSRASQAPRCGVAIGDAILDLEAVLAAGLFDGAAKAAVEATRGGALNAFFALGSPARVALRERLLALLGEGSEHQAVLQAALYPASECQMHLPAKVGDYTDFYVGIQHATNVGKLFRPDNPLLPNYKYVPIGYHGRASTLRPSGTEVIRPKGQTLPAGQTEPSFGPCARLDYELELGIWIGQGNAMGQAIPIGEAEQHLAGLCLLNDWSARDIQAWEYQPLGPFLSKSFITSLSPWVVTAEALAPFRRAQPARPEGDPQPLPYLLDAQDQAQGAFDIELEVLLLTANMRERNLPAQRLALSNTLNMYWTVAQLIAHHSVNGCQLQPGDLFGSGTLSGPLEGSFGSLLEITEGGKHPVELASGELRKFLEDGDEIILRARCVAEGVASIGFGECRGTIVAAN; from the coding sequence ATGAACCACACCGCCAATGCCCGCAGCTGGGTCGAGCACGCCAACGGGCACCGCGACTTCCCGCTGCAGAACCTGCCCTTGGGTATCTTCAGCCGCGCCTCGCAGGCGCCGCGCTGTGGCGTGGCCATCGGTGACGCCATCCTCGACCTCGAGGCGGTGCTGGCCGCCGGCTTGTTCGATGGCGCCGCCAAGGCTGCCGTCGAGGCCACCCGGGGCGGTGCGCTGAACGCTTTCTTCGCCCTCGGCAGCCCGGCCCGCGTGGCCCTGCGCGAGCGCCTGCTGGCCCTGCTGGGCGAAGGCAGCGAGCACCAGGCTGTGCTGCAGGCGGCGCTGTACCCAGCCAGCGAGTGCCAGATGCACCTACCGGCCAAGGTCGGCGACTACACCGATTTCTACGTGGGTATCCAGCACGCCACCAACGTTGGCAAGCTGTTCCGCCCCGACAACCCGTTGCTGCCCAACTACAAGTACGTGCCCATCGGCTACCACGGCCGCGCCTCCACCCTGCGCCCGTCGGGTACTGAAGTGATTCGCCCCAAGGGCCAAACCCTGCCGGCAGGTCAAACCGAACCAAGCTTCGGCCCCTGCGCGCGGCTGGACTACGAACTGGAGCTGGGCATCTGGATCGGCCAGGGCAACGCCATGGGCCAGGCGATCCCGATCGGCGAGGCCGAGCAGCACCTGGCCGGCCTGTGCCTGCTCAACGACTGGTCGGCGCGGGATATCCAGGCCTGGGAATACCAGCCGCTGGGCCCGTTCCTGTCCAAGAGCTTCATCACCAGCCTGTCGCCCTGGGTGGTCACCGCCGAGGCGCTGGCGCCGTTTCGCCGCGCCCAGCCGGCGCGCCCTGAAGGCGACCCGCAGCCGCTGCCCTACCTGCTGGATGCGCAGGACCAGGCCCAGGGCGCCTTCGACATCGAGCTGGAAGTGCTGCTGCTGACCGCGAACATGCGTGAACGGAACCTGCCGGCCCAGCGCCTGGCGCTGAGCAACACCCTGAACATGTACTGGACCGTGGCACAGTTGATTGCCCACCACAGCGTCAACGGCTGCCAGCTGCAGCCGGGCGACCTGTTCGGCTCCGGTACGTTGTCCGGCCCGCTGGAGGGCTCGTTCGGCAGCCTGCTGGAGATCACCGAGGGCGGCAAGCACCCGGTAGAGCTGGCCAGCGGCGAGCTGCGCAAGTTCCTCGAAGACGGTGACGAAATCATCCTGCGCGCCCGTTGCGTGGCTGAGGGCGTTGCCAGCATCGGCTTTGGCGAGTGCCGCGGCACCATCGTCGCGGCCAACTGA
- a CDS encoding DUF3509 domain-containing protein, with product MNNPFDHISAAFAPEYRVNLSIERLDGSIMLTLSDDSGVVAKRLISEAQRNDPVRLQRVIDSIRLGLAIELGQNPLEVLAALTGEYRAARAFPAAGLAN from the coding sequence ATGAACAACCCCTTCGACCACATCAGCGCCGCCTTCGCCCCCGAATACCGGGTCAACCTGAGCATCGAACGCCTGGACGGCAGCATCATGCTGACCCTCTCCGACGACAGCGGCGTGGTGGCCAAACGACTGATCAGCGAGGCCCAGCGCAACGACCCGGTGCGCCTGCAGCGGGTCATCGACAGCATCCGCCTGGGGCTGGCCATCGAGCTTGGGCAAAACCCGCTGGAGGTGCTTGCCGCACTGACCGGTGAATACCGCGCGGCCCGGGCCTTCCCGGCAGCGGGCCTGGCCAACTGA
- a CDS encoding phosphate-starvation-inducible protein PsiE, which produces MNNKWADKLRKGLHGSADSLGNLCVEAFHYLALFGIGAITAYAAVATFIDMLGKGGVSVDDILLLFIYLELGAMVGIYFKTNHMPIRFLLYVAITALTRLLIGDVSHHKAPDAGLLYVCGGILLLAFSILVVRYASYRYPSTKVLDANGKEVEESK; this is translated from the coding sequence GTGAACAACAAATGGGCAGACAAACTGCGCAAGGGCCTACACGGCTCGGCCGACTCGCTGGGCAACCTGTGCGTGGAGGCGTTCCACTACCTGGCGTTGTTCGGTATCGGCGCAATCACCGCCTACGCGGCGGTGGCCACCTTCATCGACATGCTGGGCAAGGGCGGGGTGAGTGTCGATGACATCCTGCTGCTGTTCATCTACCTGGAGCTGGGGGCGATGGTGGGGATCTACTTCAAGACCAACCACATGCCCATCCGCTTCTTGCTGTACGTGGCCATCACCGCCCTGACCCGTCTGCTGATCGGCGATGTGTCGCACCACAAGGCGCCGGATGCCGGCCTGCTGTACGTATGCGGCGGCATCCTGCTGCTGGCCTTCTCCATCCTGGTGGTGCGCTACGCATCCTACCGTTACCCGTCCACCAAGGTGCTGGATGCCAACGGCAAGGAAGTCGAAGAGAGCAAGTAG
- a CDS encoding alpha/beta fold hydrolase produces the protein MPLAEIPLCVWRTRSQGFTFRGQSIRYWTAGHGEPLLLLHGFPTASWDWHYLWAPLTQRFRVVACDMLGFGDSAKPPDHDYSLLEQADLQQALLAHLKIDQPVHLLAHDYGGSVAQELLARHHEQRLEIASCVFLNSGLFPESCRMLLIQKLLLSRVGWLVGRSFGRDDLVRNVSQVYGPCTHPSESALDDLWSLIVANRGARILHKLIHFMPERFAQRERWGGALRQGGVRLRFINGVVDPLSGAHMLQRYREEVPDPDTVALQGIGHYPHTEAPVQVLRHYLAFREQPLTYIPQKVAWS, from the coding sequence ATGCCACTGGCTGAAATTCCACTGTGCGTCTGGCGCACCCGGAGCCAGGGTTTCACCTTCCGGGGCCAGAGCATCCGTTACTGGACGGCAGGGCATGGAGAGCCTCTGCTATTGCTTCACGGTTTCCCCACCGCCAGCTGGGATTGGCACTACCTGTGGGCACCGTTAACTCAACGCTTTCGCGTGGTCGCCTGCGACATGCTCGGCTTCGGCGATTCGGCCAAGCCGCCAGACCACGACTACAGCCTGCTCGAACAGGCCGACCTGCAGCAGGCGCTGCTGGCCCACCTGAAGATAGACCAGCCGGTGCACCTGCTGGCCCACGATTATGGCGGCAGCGTCGCTCAAGAGCTGCTGGCCCGGCACCATGAACAGCGCCTCGAAATCGCCAGTTGCGTGTTTCTCAACAGCGGGCTGTTCCCCGAGAGCTGCCGCATGCTGTTGATCCAGAAGCTGCTGCTCAGCCGCGTCGGCTGGCTGGTGGGGCGCTCGTTCGGGCGTGACGACCTGGTGCGCAATGTCAGCCAGGTCTACGGGCCCTGCACCCACCCCAGCGAGAGCGCGCTGGACGACCTGTGGAGCCTGATCGTCGCCAACCGTGGCGCGCGCATCCTGCACAAGCTAATCCACTTCATGCCCGAACGCTTTGCCCAGCGCGAACGCTGGGGCGGCGCCCTGCGCCAGGGCGGCGTGCGGCTGCGCTTCATCAACGGGGTGGTCGACCCGCTGTCCGGGGCGCACATGCTGCAGCGTTACCGGGAGGAGGTGCCCGACCCGGACACCGTCGCCCTGCAGGGCATCGGCCATTACCCGCACACCGAGGCGCCGGTGCAGGTGTTGCGCCATTACCTGGCCTTTCGTGAGCAGCCTTTGACCTACATCCCGCAAAAGGTCGCCTGGTCCTGA
- the maiA gene encoding maleylacetoacetate isomerase — translation MQLYTYYRSTSSYRVRIALALKGLGYQAVPVNLLKGEQRGEAYLALNPQGRVPALRTDDGSLLLQSPAIIEYLEEAYPQPALLPDGAEARARVRAVAAIIGCDVHPLHNVSVLNQLRQLGHDETQVNQWIAHWISQGLAAVEQLMGDEGFCFGAAPGLADVYLIPQLYAAERFNIDLAPYPRIRRVAALAEQHPAFSQAHPARQPDTPPQ, via the coding sequence ATGCAGCTTTACACCTACTACCGCTCCACCTCGTCGTACCGGGTTCGCATCGCCCTGGCGCTCAAGGGCCTGGGTTACCAGGCCGTGCCGGTCAACCTGCTCAAGGGCGAGCAGCGCGGCGAGGCGTATCTTGCCCTCAACCCCCAGGGCCGGGTGCCGGCCCTGCGCACCGATGACGGCAGCTTGCTGCTGCAGTCACCGGCGATCATCGAGTACCTGGAAGAAGCTTATCCACAGCCTGCGCTGCTGCCCGACGGGGCCGAGGCGCGGGCGCGGGTGCGCGCTGTAGCGGCAATCATCGGTTGCGATGTGCACCCGCTGCACAACGTCAGCGTGCTCAACCAGCTGCGCCAGCTGGGGCACGACGAAACTCAGGTCAACCAGTGGATCGCTCACTGGATCAGCCAAGGCCTGGCGGCTGTGGAGCAGTTGATGGGTGATGAAGGCTTCTGCTTCGGCGCAGCGCCTGGGCTGGCAGATGTGTACCTGATCCCGCAACTGTATGCGGCCGAGCGCTTCAACATCGACTTGGCGCCATACCCACGCATTCGCCGGGTAGCGGCCCTGGCCGAACAGCACCCGGCGTTCAGCCAGGCCCACCCGGCACGCCAGCCAGACACCCCACCTCAGTGA
- a CDS encoding Glu/Leu/Phe/Val dehydrogenase family protein — MFALMQSTRTQSLHLFIDPPTGLKAVVAIHSEQLGPALGGCRYLPYANDESAMTDAIHLAQGMSYKAALAGLALGGGKAVIMRNAHVENRAALFEAFGRFVDSLQGRFIIAVDSGTSTLDMDCIAQSTPHVTSTTASGDPSPHAAMGVFAGIRATSMARLGSDNLEGLRVAVQGLGNVGYALAEQLHAAGAELLVSDLDPGKVRLAVEQFGAHPVVNEALTSTPCDIFAPCGVGPVLNGQTVMQLRCAAVAGAANHQLTTLQVADQLEQRGILYAPDYVINAGGLIYVALTHRGADLGTITAHLARIPTRLTEVFAHAQAEKRSPARVAQMLAERMLYG, encoded by the coding sequence ATGTTCGCGCTCATGCAAAGTACCCGCACCCAGTCACTGCACTTGTTCATCGACCCACCCACTGGGTTGAAAGCCGTGGTGGCCATCCACAGCGAACAGCTGGGGCCAGCCTTGGGCGGCTGCCGCTACCTGCCCTACGCCAACGACGAAAGCGCCATGACCGATGCCATTCACCTGGCCCAGGGCATGAGCTACAAGGCCGCCCTGGCCGGGTTGGCCCTGGGCGGCGGCAAGGCGGTGATCATGCGCAACGCCCATGTGGAAAACCGCGCCGCACTGTTCGAAGCCTTCGGGCGCTTTGTCGACAGCTTGCAGGGGCGCTTCATCATTGCCGTGGACAGCGGCACCTCGACCCTGGACATGGACTGCATCGCCCAGTCCACCCCCCACGTCACCAGTACTACCGCCTCGGGCGACCCGTCACCCCATGCGGCCATGGGTGTGTTCGCCGGTATTCGCGCCACCTCGATGGCGCGGTTGGGCAGTGACAATCTGGAGGGCTTGCGGGTGGCGGTGCAGGGGTTGGGTAATGTGGGGTATGCGTTGGCCGAGCAACTTCATGCCGCGGGGGCCGAGTTGCTGGTCAGTGACCTGGACCCAGGCAAGGTACGCCTGGCGGTGGAGCAGTTTGGGGCGCACCCGGTCGTCAACGAGGCATTGACCAGCACCCCGTGCGATATCTTCGCCCCTTGCGGGGTGGGGCCGGTGCTCAACGGGCAGACGGTGATGCAACTGCGCTGCGCGGCAGTGGCGGGGGCGGCGAACCATCAACTGACCACCTTGCAGGTGGCTGACCAACTGGAACAGCGCGGCATCCTGTATGCGCCGGACTATGTGATCAATGCCGGCGGGCTGATTTACGTGGCATTGACCCACCGCGGGGCAGACCTGGGTACCATCACCGCGCACCTGGCGCGCATACCCACCCGGTTGACCGAAGTGTTCGCCCACGCCCAGGCTGAAAAGCGCTCGCCGGCGCGGGTGGCGCAGATGTTGGCGGAAAGGATGTTGTATGGCTGA
- a CDS encoding HPF/RaiA family ribosome-associated protein, translating into MQIQVNSSNQIQGNVRLNEWVRSTLQSNLERYEDDLTRIEVHLRDENGAKPGTHDKRCQMEARPKGHQPISVTHSAGSLDQAVDGAASKLNHALEHFYGKLRSKRGVLELSDPDA; encoded by the coding sequence ATGCAAATCCAGGTCAACAGCAGCAATCAGATCCAGGGCAACGTCCGCTTGAACGAGTGGGTCCGCAGTACCCTGCAGAGCAACCTCGAACGTTACGAGGACGACCTCACCCGCATCGAAGTGCATTTGCGCGACGAAAACGGCGCCAAGCCCGGCACCCATGACAAACGCTGCCAGATGGAGGCTCGGCCCAAAGGCCACCAGCCGATTTCCGTGACCCACAGCGCAGGTTCGCTGGACCAGGCCGTCGATGGCGCGGCCAGCAAGCTCAACCACGCACTGGAGCATTTCTACGGCAAGCTGCGCAGCAAGCGCGGGGTACTGGAACTGAGTGACCCGGACGCCTGA
- a CDS encoding SirB1 family protein, which translates to MNSRQACLACLEREPPALLEASLWIAAEHDRSVDPAACMAQLRDLQREISTRLPILPLSELAQPLLRQLNALGFQQDEYHPLRPQAALMDKVLQRRRGQPLLLAILALDQAQRLSIPLEGVNFPGHFLLRVPGADHLLDPCGGRRLYPADCRELLARQFGPDLPLTGEHMRSATSRQMLQRLSRNLRQLHSSNDNAMAALVDAERVMQLGPVQASDYLARATLYQLLDCPQAERFDLEHALLLTDDPVQRLKLSERLGQLPSGKRSIH; encoded by the coding sequence ATGAATTCACGCCAAGCCTGCCTGGCCTGCCTGGAACGCGAGCCACCCGCCTTGCTGGAAGCCAGCCTGTGGATTGCTGCCGAGCATGACCGCAGCGTCGACCCGGCCGCCTGCATGGCCCAGTTGCGCGACCTGCAACGCGAGATCAGTACCCGCCTGCCGATACTGCCACTCAGCGAGCTGGCCCAGCCGCTGCTGCGCCAGCTCAATGCCCTGGGTTTTCAGCAGGATGAATACCACCCGCTGCGCCCGCAGGCGGCGCTGATGGACAAGGTGCTGCAACGCCGCCGCGGCCAGCCTCTGCTGCTGGCAATACTCGCCTTGGACCAGGCCCAGCGCCTGTCGATTCCACTTGAAGGGGTCAACTTCCCCGGCCACTTTTTACTGCGCGTACCCGGCGCCGACCACCTGCTCGACCCCTGCGGCGGGCGCCGCCTGTACCCGGCCGACTGCCGCGAGCTGCTGGCCCGCCAGTTTGGCCCGGACCTGCCGTTGACCGGCGAACACATGCGTAGCGCCACGTCCCGGCAGATGCTCCAGCGCCTGTCACGCAACCTGCGCCAGCTGCACAGCAGCAACGACAACGCCATGGCCGCGCTGGTGGATGCCGAACGGGTGATGCAGCTGGGGCCGGTGCAGGCCAGCGACTACCTGGCCCGGGCCACCCTGTACCAGCTATTGGACTGCCCCCAGGCCGAACGCTTCGACCTGGAGCATGCCCTGCTGCTGACCGACGACCCGGTGCAACGCCTGAAACTCAGTGAACGCCTGGGCCAGCTTCCATCGGGCAAGCGTTCGATTCACTGA
- a CDS encoding YebG family protein — protein sequence MAVEVVYRSSRDPERLFMDKAEADRHDKMLELAERLAEVLHKAVPSLSEKQVEEAGIYMAKNRDVFARAFKSQPDALSELLEGGEAE from the coding sequence ATGGCCGTCGAAGTGGTGTACCGCAGCAGCCGCGACCCGGAGCGCTTGTTCATGGATAAGGCCGAAGCAGACCGTCACGACAAGATGCTCGAACTGGCCGAGCGCCTGGCCGAAGTGCTGCACAAGGCCGTGCCGTCGCTGAGCGAGAAGCAGGTCGAGGAAGCCGGCATCTACATGGCCAAGAACCGCGATGTATTCGCCCGTGCGTTCAAGAGCCAGCCAGATGCGCTGTCTGAATTGCTCGAAGGCGGGGAAGCCGAGTGA
- a CDS encoding SDR family oxidoreductase, translating to MSQPLDLQDRVVIVTGAGGGLGRAHALLFAARGARVVVNDLGGSTHGEGANQSAADRVVEEIRAAGGTAVANHDSVTDGARIVEQALDNFGRVDVLVNNAGILRDKTFHKMDDSDWELVYQVHVQGAYKVTHAAWPHLRAQNWGRVIFTASTSGIYGNFGQANYGMAKLGLYGLTRTLAIEGRKHGILVNAIAPTGGTRMTEGLIPPQVFERLKPELVSPVVVYLGSEQCQDSGELFEVGGGWVGKLRWERSLGVGFDPREGFTPEQVADNWGRIGDFEGAVHPQDSLQALQQMMANLQKYPAD from the coding sequence ATGAGCCAGCCACTCGACCTGCAAGACCGCGTAGTGATCGTCACGGGGGCCGGCGGCGGCCTCGGCCGCGCCCATGCCCTGCTGTTCGCCGCGCGTGGTGCGCGGGTGGTGGTCAACGACCTGGGCGGTTCCACCCACGGCGAAGGCGCCAACCAGTCGGCAGCCGACCGTGTGGTAGAGGAAATCCGCGCTGCCGGCGGCACCGCCGTGGCCAACCACGACTCGGTCACCGACGGCGCGCGTATCGTCGAGCAGGCGCTGGACAACTTCGGCCGGGTGGATGTGCTGGTGAACAACGCCGGCATCCTGCGTGACAAGACCTTCCACAAGATGGACGACAGCGACTGGGAGCTGGTCTACCAGGTGCACGTGCAGGGTGCCTACAAGGTCACCCACGCCGCCTGGCCGCACCTGCGCGCGCAGAACTGGGGGCGGGTGATCTTCACCGCCTCCACCTCGGGCATCTACGGCAACTTTGGCCAGGCCAACTACGGCATGGCCAAGCTGGGCCTGTACGGGCTGACCCGCACCCTGGCCATCGAGGGCCGCAAGCACGGCATCCTGGTCAACGCCATCGCCCCCACCGGCGGCACCCGCATGACCGAGGGGCTGATCCCGCCGCAGGTGTTCGAGCGCCTCAAGCCCGAGCTGGTCAGCCCGGTGGTGGTGTACCTGGGCAGTGAACAGTGCCAGGACAGCGGCGAGCTGTTCGAGGTGGGCGGTGGCTGGGTCGGCAAGCTGCGCTGGGAGCGTAGCCTGGGGGTGGGCTTCGACCCGCGTGAAGGCTTTACCCCGGAGCAGGTGGCCGACAACTGGGGGCGCATCGGTGATTTCGAAGGGGCTGTGCACCCGCAGGACAGCTTGCAGGCGTTGCAGCAGATGATGGCGAATTTGCAGAAGTATCCGGCGGATTGA